One Elephas maximus indicus isolate mEleMax1 chromosome X, mEleMax1 primary haplotype, whole genome shotgun sequence DNA segment encodes these proteins:
- the ZNF157 gene encoding zinc finger protein 157 isoform X3, producing the protein MHKDVMLENYSNLASVGLCVAKPEMIFKLEQGEELWILEEESSGHNYSGSLSLLCGNNSVGGNALLLDKDLQHQKIKTLDQTVEYNGYGKVFRKKTDFVRHKRTHIGEKNFECHECGKTYCRKSNLVEHLRLHTGERPYECGECGKTFSARSYLIAHRKTHTGEKAFKCNECGKSFARKSRLILHQRTHTGERPYECNECKKTFSEKATLTVHQRVHTGEKPYECSECGKNFRTKNSLTQHQRIHTGEKPYECDECGKNFRAKNSLTHHERIHTGEKPYKCSECGKFFRLKMTLSNHQRTHTGEKPYQCHECGKSFRVHSSLGIHQRIHTGEKPYECNECGNAFYVKSRLIEHQRMHSGEKPYKCSECGKIFSVKKSLCQHQRTHTGEKPYECNA; encoded by the exons ATGCACAAGGATGTGATGCTGGAGAACTACAGCAACCTGGCATCTGTGG GCCTCTGCGTGGCCAAACCAGAGATGATCTTCAAGTTGGAGCAAGGGGAAGAGCTGTGGATATTAGAGGAGGAATCTTCAGGGCATAATTACTCAG GCTCTCTCTCACTGCTATGTGGCAACAATTCTGTTGGGGGAAATGCCCTTTTGCTTGATAAGGACCTTCAGCATCAGAAGATAAAAACTTTGGATCAGACTGTTGAATATAATGGATATGGGAAAGTCTTTCGTAAGAAAACAGACTTTGTTAGACATAAGAGAACGCACATAGGAGAAAAAAACTTTGAATGTCATGAATGTGGGAAAACTTACTGCAGGAAATCAAACCTTGTTGAACACCTGAGACTACACACTGGGGAGAGACCCTATGAATGTGGTGAATGTGGAAAAACCTTCAGTGCAAGATCATACCTCATCGCTCATCGCAAAACTCACACAGGGGAAAAGGCTtttaaatgtaatgaatgtgggaaatcTTTTGCCAGGAAGTCACGACTTATCCTACATCAGAGAACACACACAGGAGAGAGACCCTATGAATGCAACGAATGTAAAAAAACCTTTTCCGAAAAGGCAACCCTCACAGTTCATCAGAGAGTGCACACGggggagaaaccctatgaatgtagtGAATGTGGAAAAAACTTCCGTACAAAGAATTCCCTAACTCAACATCAAAGGATTCACACAGgcgagaaaccctatgaatgtgatGAATGTGGGAAAAACTTCCGTGCGAAGAATTCCCTAACTCATCATGAAAGGATTCACACAGGCGAGAAACCCTATAAATGTAGTGAATGTGGGAAATTCTTTAGACTGAAGATGACTCTCAGTAATCATCAGAGAACTCATACGGGTGAAAAACCCTATCAGTGTCATGAATGTGGGAAGTCTTTCAGGGTGCATTCGTCTCTTGGTAtacatcagagaattcacacaggagagaagccttatgaatgtaatgaGTGTGGTAATGCTTTCTATGTTAAATCACGCCTCATTGAACATCAAAGAATGCATTCAGGAGAAAAACCCTACAAGTGTAGTGAATGTGGGAAAATCTTCAGTGTGAAGAAATCCCTTTGTCAACACCAGAGAActcatacaggagagaaaccttatgaatgtaatgcatga
- the ZNF157 gene encoding zinc finger protein 157 isoform X1 produces MGNRPKGSLPWFQKNLADHLRLLLQGSVSFEDVAVDFTRQEWHGLDPAQRIMHKDVMLENYSNLASVGLCVAKPEMIFKLEQGEELWILEEESSGHNYSGSLSLLCGNNSVGGNALLLDKDLQHQKIKTLDQTVEYNGYGKVFRKKTDFVRHKRTHIGEKNFECHECGKTYCRKSNLVEHLRLHTGERPYECGECGKTFSARSYLIAHRKTHTGEKAFKCNECGKSFARKSRLILHQRTHTGERPYECNECKKTFSEKATLTVHQRVHTGEKPYECSECGKNFRTKNSLTQHQRIHTGEKPYECDECGKNFRAKNSLTHHERIHTGEKPYKCSECGKFFRLKMTLSNHQRTHTGEKPYQCHECGKSFRVHSSLGIHQRIHTGEKPYECNECGNAFYVKSRLIEHQRMHSGEKPYKCSECGKIFSVKKSLCQHQRTHTGEKPYECNA; encoded by the exons ATTGTTGTTACAGGGATCAGTGTCATTCGAGGACGTGGCTGTGGATTTTACCCGGCAGGAGTGGCATGGACTAGATCCTGCTCAGAGGATTATGCACAAGGATGTGATGCTGGAGAACTACAGCAACCTGGCATCTGTGG GCCTCTGCGTGGCCAAACCAGAGATGATCTTCAAGTTGGAGCAAGGGGAAGAGCTGTGGATATTAGAGGAGGAATCTTCAGGGCATAATTACTCAG GCTCTCTCTCACTGCTATGTGGCAACAATTCTGTTGGGGGAAATGCCCTTTTGCTTGATAAGGACCTTCAGCATCAGAAGATAAAAACTTTGGATCAGACTGTTGAATATAATGGATATGGGAAAGTCTTTCGTAAGAAAACAGACTTTGTTAGACATAAGAGAACGCACATAGGAGAAAAAAACTTTGAATGTCATGAATGTGGGAAAACTTACTGCAGGAAATCAAACCTTGTTGAACACCTGAGACTACACACTGGGGAGAGACCCTATGAATGTGGTGAATGTGGAAAAACCTTCAGTGCAAGATCATACCTCATCGCTCATCGCAAAACTCACACAGGGGAAAAGGCTtttaaatgtaatgaatgtgggaaatcTTTTGCCAGGAAGTCACGACTTATCCTACATCAGAGAACACACACAGGAGAGAGACCCTATGAATGCAACGAATGTAAAAAAACCTTTTCCGAAAAGGCAACCCTCACAGTTCATCAGAGAGTGCACACGggggagaaaccctatgaatgtagtGAATGTGGAAAAAACTTCCGTACAAAGAATTCCCTAACTCAACATCAAAGGATTCACACAGgcgagaaaccctatgaatgtgatGAATGTGGGAAAAACTTCCGTGCGAAGAATTCCCTAACTCATCATGAAAGGATTCACACAGGCGAGAAACCCTATAAATGTAGTGAATGTGGGAAATTCTTTAGACTGAAGATGACTCTCAGTAATCATCAGAGAACTCATACGGGTGAAAAACCCTATCAGTGTCATGAATGTGGGAAGTCTTTCAGGGTGCATTCGTCTCTTGGTAtacatcagagaattcacacaggagagaagccttatgaatgtaatgaGTGTGGTAATGCTTTCTATGTTAAATCACGCCTCATTGAACATCAAAGAATGCATTCAGGAGAAAAACCCTACAAGTGTAGTGAATGTGGGAAAATCTTCAGTGTGAAGAAATCCCTTTGTCAACACCAGAGAActcatacaggagagaaaccttatgaatgtaatgcatga
- the ZNF157 gene encoding zinc finger protein 157 isoform X4 has protein sequence MIFKLEQGEELWILEEESSGHNYSGSLSLLCGNNSVGGNALLLDKDLQHQKIKTLDQTVEYNGYGKVFRKKTDFVRHKRTHIGEKNFECHECGKTYCRKSNLVEHLRLHTGERPYECGECGKTFSARSYLIAHRKTHTGEKAFKCNECGKSFARKSRLILHQRTHTGERPYECNECKKTFSEKATLTVHQRVHTGEKPYECSECGKNFRTKNSLTQHQRIHTGEKPYECDECGKNFRAKNSLTHHERIHTGEKPYKCSECGKFFRLKMTLSNHQRTHTGEKPYQCHECGKSFRVHSSLGIHQRIHTGEKPYECNECGNAFYVKSRLIEHQRMHSGEKPYKCSECGKIFSVKKSLCQHQRTHTGEKPYECNA, from the exons ATGATCTTCAAGTTGGAGCAAGGGGAAGAGCTGTGGATATTAGAGGAGGAATCTTCAGGGCATAATTACTCAG GCTCTCTCTCACTGCTATGTGGCAACAATTCTGTTGGGGGAAATGCCCTTTTGCTTGATAAGGACCTTCAGCATCAGAAGATAAAAACTTTGGATCAGACTGTTGAATATAATGGATATGGGAAAGTCTTTCGTAAGAAAACAGACTTTGTTAGACATAAGAGAACGCACATAGGAGAAAAAAACTTTGAATGTCATGAATGTGGGAAAACTTACTGCAGGAAATCAAACCTTGTTGAACACCTGAGACTACACACTGGGGAGAGACCCTATGAATGTGGTGAATGTGGAAAAACCTTCAGTGCAAGATCATACCTCATCGCTCATCGCAAAACTCACACAGGGGAAAAGGCTtttaaatgtaatgaatgtgggaaatcTTTTGCCAGGAAGTCACGACTTATCCTACATCAGAGAACACACACAGGAGAGAGACCCTATGAATGCAACGAATGTAAAAAAACCTTTTCCGAAAAGGCAACCCTCACAGTTCATCAGAGAGTGCACACGggggagaaaccctatgaatgtagtGAATGTGGAAAAAACTTCCGTACAAAGAATTCCCTAACTCAACATCAAAGGATTCACACAGgcgagaaaccctatgaatgtgatGAATGTGGGAAAAACTTCCGTGCGAAGAATTCCCTAACTCATCATGAAAGGATTCACACAGGCGAGAAACCCTATAAATGTAGTGAATGTGGGAAATTCTTTAGACTGAAGATGACTCTCAGTAATCATCAGAGAACTCATACGGGTGAAAAACCCTATCAGTGTCATGAATGTGGGAAGTCTTTCAGGGTGCATTCGTCTCTTGGTAtacatcagagaattcacacaggagagaagccttatgaatgtaatgaGTGTGGTAATGCTTTCTATGTTAAATCACGCCTCATTGAACATCAAAGAATGCATTCAGGAGAAAAACCCTACAAGTGTAGTGAATGTGGGAAAATCTTCAGTGTGAAGAAATCCCTTTGTCAACACCAGAGAActcatacaggagagaaaccttatgaatgtaatgcatga
- the ZNF157 gene encoding zinc finger protein 157 isoform X2 — protein MLSGGTSPWRRTSCLGSVSFEDVAVDFTRQEWHGLDPAQRIMHKDVMLENYSNLASVGLCVAKPEMIFKLEQGEELWILEEESSGHNYSGSLSLLCGNNSVGGNALLLDKDLQHQKIKTLDQTVEYNGYGKVFRKKTDFVRHKRTHIGEKNFECHECGKTYCRKSNLVEHLRLHTGERPYECGECGKTFSARSYLIAHRKTHTGEKAFKCNECGKSFARKSRLILHQRTHTGERPYECNECKKTFSEKATLTVHQRVHTGEKPYECSECGKNFRTKNSLTQHQRIHTGEKPYECDECGKNFRAKNSLTHHERIHTGEKPYKCSECGKFFRLKMTLSNHQRTHTGEKPYQCHECGKSFRVHSSLGIHQRIHTGEKPYECNECGNAFYVKSRLIEHQRMHSGEKPYKCSECGKIFSVKKSLCQHQRTHTGEKPYECNA, from the exons GGATCAGTGTCATTCGAGGACGTGGCTGTGGATTTTACCCGGCAGGAGTGGCATGGACTAGATCCTGCTCAGAGGATTATGCACAAGGATGTGATGCTGGAGAACTACAGCAACCTGGCATCTGTGG GCCTCTGCGTGGCCAAACCAGAGATGATCTTCAAGTTGGAGCAAGGGGAAGAGCTGTGGATATTAGAGGAGGAATCTTCAGGGCATAATTACTCAG GCTCTCTCTCACTGCTATGTGGCAACAATTCTGTTGGGGGAAATGCCCTTTTGCTTGATAAGGACCTTCAGCATCAGAAGATAAAAACTTTGGATCAGACTGTTGAATATAATGGATATGGGAAAGTCTTTCGTAAGAAAACAGACTTTGTTAGACATAAGAGAACGCACATAGGAGAAAAAAACTTTGAATGTCATGAATGTGGGAAAACTTACTGCAGGAAATCAAACCTTGTTGAACACCTGAGACTACACACTGGGGAGAGACCCTATGAATGTGGTGAATGTGGAAAAACCTTCAGTGCAAGATCATACCTCATCGCTCATCGCAAAACTCACACAGGGGAAAAGGCTtttaaatgtaatgaatgtgggaaatcTTTTGCCAGGAAGTCACGACTTATCCTACATCAGAGAACACACACAGGAGAGAGACCCTATGAATGCAACGAATGTAAAAAAACCTTTTCCGAAAAGGCAACCCTCACAGTTCATCAGAGAGTGCACACGggggagaaaccctatgaatgtagtGAATGTGGAAAAAACTTCCGTACAAAGAATTCCCTAACTCAACATCAAAGGATTCACACAGgcgagaaaccctatgaatgtgatGAATGTGGGAAAAACTTCCGTGCGAAGAATTCCCTAACTCATCATGAAAGGATTCACACAGGCGAGAAACCCTATAAATGTAGTGAATGTGGGAAATTCTTTAGACTGAAGATGACTCTCAGTAATCATCAGAGAACTCATACGGGTGAAAAACCCTATCAGTGTCATGAATGTGGGAAGTCTTTCAGGGTGCATTCGTCTCTTGGTAtacatcagagaattcacacaggagagaagccttatgaatgtaatgaGTGTGGTAATGCTTTCTATGTTAAATCACGCCTCATTGAACATCAAAGAATGCATTCAGGAGAAAAACCCTACAAGTGTAGTGAATGTGGGAAAATCTTCAGTGTGAAGAAATCCCTTTGTCAACACCAGAGAActcatacaggagagaaaccttatgaatgtaatgcatga
- the LOC126068785 gene encoding stathmin-like: MEDLKRKSQSVARWLGSSRVFLISGLHRIHCQSLLFTRASSDIQVKELEKRASGQAFEVILSPRSKESVPEFPLSPPKKKDLSLEEIQKKLEAAEERRKSHEAEVLKQLAEKREHEKEVLQKAIEENNNFSKMAEEKLTHKMEANKENREAQMAAKLERLREKDKHIEEVRKNKESKDPADEAEAD; encoded by the exons atggaag atcttaaaagaaagtcacagagTGTGGCCAGGTGGCTCGGATCGAGCAGGGTTTTCCTTATCAGTGGATTGCATAGAATACACTGCCAGTCTCTTCTgttcaccagggcttcttctgataTCCaggtgaaagaactggagaagcgGGCCTCAGGCCAGGCCTTTGAGGTGATACTCAGCCCTCGTTCAAAAGAGTCTGTCCCAGAATTCCCCCTTTCCCCTCCGAAGAAGAAGGACCTTTCCCTGGAGGAAATTCAGAAGAAATTAGAAGCTGCTGAAGAAAGACGCAAGTCTCATGAAGCTGAGGTCTTGAAGCAGCTTGCTGAAAAACGAGAGCACGAGAAAGAAGTGCTTCAGAAAGCAATAGAAGAGAACAACAACTTCAGTAAAATGGCGGAAGAGAAACTGACCCACAAAATGGAAGCCAACAAAGAGAACCGAGAGGCACAGATGGCTGCCAAACTGGAGCGTTTGCGAGAAAAGGACAAGCACATTGAAGAAGTGCGGAAGAACAAAGAATCCAAAGATCCTGCTGATGAGGCTGAAGCTGACTAA